One region of Camelina sativa cultivar DH55 chromosome 6, Cs, whole genome shotgun sequence genomic DNA includes:
- the LOC104791218 gene encoding uncharacterized protein LOC104791218 produces the protein MRMMKNKHNKKPTSLRCSPFTLVSAVVGCVFMIHLTMLYYSRRYSVVDPEVSPQLLLIHHPIVRELERVEEENIHMPPPRKRSPRAIKRKPKRPTTLVEEFLDENSQIRHLFFPDMKTAFGPTKGDVNDTSHYYFPGRIWTDTEGNPIQAHGGGILYDDVSKVYYWYGEYKDGPTYLSHKKGAARVDIIGVGCYSSKDLWTWKNEGVVLAAEETDETRDLHISNVLERPKVIYNSDTGKYVMWMHIDDANYTKASVGVAISDNPTGPFEYLYSKSPHGFDSRDMTVFKDDDNIAYLIYSSEDNSVLHIGPLTENYLDVKPVMKRIMVGQHREAPAVFKHQNTYYMITSGCTGWAPNEALAHAAESIMGPWETLGNPCVGGNNIFRSTTFFAQSTFVIPLPGVPGVFIFMADRWNPADLRDSRYLWLPLIIGGPADRPLEYNFGFPMWSRVSVYWHRQWRLPSATEKKIA, from the exons atgaggatgatgaagaacaaacaCAACAAGAAACCAACGTCTTTGCGTTGTTCACCTTTCACTTTAGTCTCAGCAGTTGTGGGATGTGTTTTCATGATTCACCTAACCATGTTATATTACAGCAGAAGATATAGTGTAGTAGATCCTGAAGTCTCACCTCAGCTACTACTAATCCACCATCCCATTGTCCGTGAGCTCGAACGtgttgaagaagagaatatTCATATGCCGCCTCCGAGGAAACGTTCTCCTCGAGCTATCAAACGGAAACCGAAAAGACCAACCACTTTAGTAGAAGAGTTTCTCGACGAGAATTCTCAGATTCGGCATCTTTTTTTCCCCGATATGAAAACAGCTTTTGGTCCTACCAAGGGTGATGTTAATGACACATCGCATTACTATTTCCCCGGGAGAATTTGGACTGATACTGAAGGCAATCCGATTCAAGCACACGGCGGTGGCATTTTGTATGATGATGTATCTAAGGTTTATTATTGGTATGGTGAATATAAAGATGGTCCAACTTATCTTTCTCACAAGAAAGGAGCCGCTCGA GTTGATATAATCGGTGTTGGATGCTACTCGTCGAAAGACTTATGGACATGGAAAAACGAAGGAGTTGTATTAGCAGCCGAAGAAACAGACGAGACACGTGACTTACACATATCCAACGTACTCGAACGGCCTAAAGTGATATACAATTCAGACACCGGTAAATACGTGATGTGGATGCATATCGACGATGCAAACTACACTAAAGCTTCAGTTGGTGTAGCCATTAGCGATAACCCAACAGGTCCATTCGAATACTTGTACAGCAAATCGCCACATGGGTTCGACAGTAGAGACATGACAGTCTTCAAAGATGATGATAACATCGCATACTTGATATACTCATCAGAAGACAACAGCGTGCTGCATATAGGTCCTTTAACCGAGAATTACCTCGATGTGAAGCCGGTAATGAAGAGAATCATGGTTGGACAACACAGAGAAGCTCCAGCTGTTTTCAAACACCAAAACACTTACTACATGATCACTTCTGGTTGTACTGGATGGGCACCAAACGAAGCATTGGCTCATGCAGCTGAGTCTATAATGGGTCCATGGGAGACATTAGGGAATCCATGTGTAGGTGGTAACAATATATTCCGGTCAACGACGTTTTTCGCGCAGAGTACGTTTGTGATTCCGTTACCAGGTGTTCCTGGTGTGTTTATATTTATGGCGGATAGGTGGAATCCAGCAGATTTGAGAGATTCGAGATATTTGTGGTTACCGTTGATAATTGGTGGACCGGCTGATCGGCCTCTTGAGTATAATTTCGGGTTTCCTATGTGGTCGAGAGTTTCTGTATATTGGCATAGACAATGGCGTTTGCCTTCAGCtacagagaagaagattgcTTAG
- the LOC104791220 gene encoding uncharacterized protein LOC104791220 has product MADRERSGGDSSSEEEDPKWKAAINSIATTTVYGASAAKPAATQTRENGDFRLKPKKLTHGQIKVKNLLNEMLEKTLDFVEDPVNVPEDKPENDCGVRLFKRCATGIIFDHVDEIKGPKKKPNLRPDREVEGNSKEFKKRIKSIAVDGSDILTSAMETAKKASARLEAKEAAAKAKAKKEEERIAELKKERGEQWLPSVARIMKKEMKREKYARY; this is encoded by the exons ATGGCTGATCGAGAGAGAAGTGGAGGAGATAGCAGCAGCGAAGAGGAAGATCCCAAGTGGAAAGCTGCAATCAATTCGATAGCCACAACCACCGTTTACGGCGCCTCCGCGGCGAAACCCGCAGCTACTCAGACACGTGAAAACGGAGATTTTCGTCTCAAACCTAAAAAGCTAACACATGGGCAGATCAAG GTTAAGAACCTTTTGAACGAGATGTTGgagaagactttagactttgtGGAAGATCCTGTCAATGTTCCTGAAGATAAACCAGAGAATGACTGTGGAGTTCGGTTGTTTAAGCGGTGTGCAACTGGCATAATCTTTGATCATGTAG ATGAGATTAAAGGACCTAAAAAGAAGCCTAATTTACGCCCTGACAGAGAAGTTGAAGGAAATTCTAAagag TTTAAGAAACGAATAAAATCAATTGCTGTTGATGGGTCGGATATCTTAACTTCTGCTATGGAAACGGCTAAGAAAGCCTCGGCTAGGTTAGAGGCGAAAGAAGCGGCAGCAAAAGCTAAAGctaagaaagaggaagagagaatcgcagaattgaagaaagaaagaggagaacAATGGTTACCTTCTGTTGCAAGGATaatgaaaaaggaaatgaaG cgTGAAAAATATGCGAGATATTAG
- the LOC104791219 gene encoding BTB/POZ domain-containing protein At3g49900-like has protein sequence MKRWTNLGFVDTIYEEEDYVDHSNSSFSSSSSSLSLSPHHHQRRINLSSSPSMEVDSRVHKWSLANNSKPDVFVNVGGTRFHLHKDPLSTRSGYLKRHLTGVKELTLSPPLNITAETFSLVASFCYGAHVELTPFNVVSLRVAVELLHMTTGAGGGDGGGRESLRNLTESYLRRVVFVNVDYIQIVLRSCLLQLPESETSVFLVGRCVEALTEIGDGDCVNEFLEEAVSLPAGDFSIVADAVQQRFPRHDLLYRIVDAYVKEHDGEITEEEKVRICNSIDCDKLSPPLLLHSVQNPKMPLRFIVRAMLQEQLNTRHSIMAAAAVASTAPPVGGRHRDIADARDSSVTLGSLLQRDTAARQNCRLRAAMNSTSSRIESLEKELDAMKIFLSKESEKQKSERIIIESRSRSVMDSTRSASFHCVQQPSNVNKTHRGERGSVSNLSTTFQRRRASPHQPQPQKSLRKRLIKGIKNAFSTTSNKQGAKKNEYAVEEIYDGLEDFVWIKDDDDDDNISEELHSHYIKNK, from the exons atgaAGCGATGGACAAACTTAGGGTTTGTAGATACgatctatgaagaagaagattacgtCGACCACTCtaattcttctttctcttcttcttcatcatctttgtctctttctcctcatcatcatcaacgacgtatcaatctctcttcttctccttccatgGAGGTTGATTCTAGAGTCCATAAATG gtCGTTGGCTAATAACTCAAAACCTGATGTGTTCGTAAATGTGGGAGGCACAAGGTTCCATCTTCACAAG GATCCTCTGTCAACAAGGAGTGGCTATTTAAAACGCCACCTAACGGGCGTTAAAGAATTAACTCTCTCACCGCCGTTAAACATAACGGCTGAAACGTTCTCGTTAGTTGCCAGTTTCTGTTACGGCGCTCACGTTGAACTAACGCCGTTCAATGTCGTTTCGTTGAGAGTCGCCGTCGAGCTTCTTCATATGACGACGGGAGCTGGAGGAGGAGACGGCGGAGGAAGAGAGAGTCTGAGGAACTTGACCGAGTCTTATCTCCGACGAGTCGTCTTCGTCAACGTTGATTACATCCAGATCGTTCTCCGCTCGTGTCTTCTCCAGCTTCCGGAGTCTGAAACGTCGGTGTTTTTGGTCGGACGGTGCGTCGAAGCCTTGACGGAAATCGGAGACGGTGACTGCGTTAACGAGTTTCTCGAGGAAGCCGTAAGTCTTCCCGCCGGCGATTTTAGCATCGTCGCCGACGCCGTGCAGCAGCGGTTCCCGCGTCACGATTTGCTCTACAGAATCGTTGATGCTTATGTTAAG GAACATGACGGAGAGATAACGGAGGAAGAGAAGGTTCGAATATGTAATTCGATAGACTGTGACAAACTCTCGCCGCCGTTACTACTTCACTCTGTTCAAAACCCGAAAATGCCCCTGAGGTTTATCGTACGGGCGATGCTGCAAGAGCAGCTAAACACGCGCCACTCGATCATGGCTGCTGCTGCGGTCGCCTCTACTGCTCCACCTGTTGGAGGCCGACACCGAGATATTGCGGATGCGAGAGACTCCTCCGTGACGCTCGGTTCGCTTCTGCAACGAGACACGGCAGCGAGGCAGAACTGTCGGCTCAGAGCTGCAATGAATTCAACGAGCTCGAGGATCGAGAGCTTGGAGAAAGAGCTCGACGCAATGAAGATATTCTTATCGAAAGAATCAGAGAAGCAGAAATCGGAACGGATCATCATCGAGTCGAGGTCAAGAAGCGTGATGGATTCTACTCGATCAGCTAGTTTCCATTGCGTACAACAACCGAGTAACGTAAACAAGACGCATAGAGGCGAGAGAGGATCGGTTTCAAACCTGAGCACGACGTTCCAACGAAGAAGAGCATCTCCGCATCAACCACAACCGCAGAAAAGTCTCCGAAAAAGACTGATCAAAGGAATAAAGAATGCTTTCTCTACTACATCTAACAAACAAGGAGCCAAGAAAAATGAATATGCAGTCGAGGAGATTTATGATGGGTTAGAAGATTTCGTCTGGATcaaagacgatgatgatgatgacaacaTCTCTGAAGAACTTCACTCTCACTACATCAAGAACAAATAA
- the LOC104791221 gene encoding 60S ribosomal protein L26-1, translating to MKYNPRVTSSRRKNRKAHFTASSSERRVIMSSPLSTELRQKYNVRSMPIRKDDEVQIVRGTYKGREGKVVQVYRRKWVIHIERITREKVNGTTVNVGIQPSKVVISKLRLDKDRKSLLERKAKGRAAADKEKGTKFTSEDVMQNVD from the coding sequence ATGAAGTACAACCCAAGAGTGACCTCTTCCCGCAGGAAGAACAGGAAGGCTCATTTCACAGCCTCATCAAGCGAGAGGCGTGTTATAATGAGCTCGCCTCTGTCAACCGAGCTCCGTCAGAAGTACAACGTCAGATCCATGCCGATCCGCAAAGACGACGAGGTTCAGATCGTTCGTGGTACCTACAAGGGACGTGAGGGCAAAGTTGTCCAGGTGTACCGTCGCAAATGGGTGATTCACATCGAGAGGATTACAAGGGAGAAGGTGAATGGAACCACCGTGAACGTAGGGATTCAGCCGTCGAAGGTGGTGATTTCGAAGCTTCGTCTTGATAAGGATAGGAAATCGCTTTTGGAGAGGAAGGCTAAGGGACGTGCCGCTGCTGATAAGGAGAAGGGTACCAAGTTTACATCTGAGGATGTTATGCAGAACGTTGATTaa
- the LOC104791223 gene encoding zinc finger protein AZF1-like — protein sequence MALDTLNSPTSTTTTTNAPPPPFLRCLDQSEPENLESWTKRKRTKRHRIDQPNPPSEEEYLALCLLMLARGSSDHHSPSSPPSDHQKDYKCSVCGKSFPSYQALGGHKTSHRKPVSNNNNEEGNNNTNGSVTNNANIISNGLVGQSGKTHNCSICFKSFPSGQALGGHKRCHYDGGGGSNGNMPSHGFDLNLPADQVSDGKSQLSDDEVTKSVL from the coding sequence ATGGCTCTCGACACTCTCAATTCtcccacctccaccaccaccaccaccaacgctcctcctcctcctttccTCCGCTGCCTCGACCAATCCGAGCCCGAGAATCTCGAATCATGGACCAAAAGAAAACGTACGAAACGACACCGTATAGATCAACCTAACCCTCCTTCCGAGGAAGAGTATCTCGCTCTCTGCCTCCTCATGCTCGCTCGTGGCTCCTCCGATCATcactctccttcttctccaccgtCCGATCATCAAAAAGATTACAAATGCTCAGTCTGTGGCAAATCTTTCCCGTCTTACCAAGCGTTAGGTGGACACAAAACCAGTCATCGGAAACCggttagtaataataataacgaAGAAGGTAATAACAACACTAACGGCTCCGTTACTAATAACGCAAATATTATTAGTAACGGTTTGGTTGGTCAAAGTGGGAAGACTCATAACTGCTCTATATGTTTTAAGTCGTTCCCGTCTGGTCAAGCATTGGGTGGTCACAAACGGTGTCACTacgatggtggtggtggtagtaaCGGTAACATGCCTAGCCACGGGTTTGACCTGAACTTACCGGCTGATCAAGTTAGCGATGGGAAAAGTCAACTCTCCGACGACGAAGTTACAAAGTCGGTgttgtga